AAGAGCCCGGCTACCGCCAAAGACACCGTGCTGACCGGCATCGTGTAGTGGATCTCGAGCTGAACTCCGGCGCTGATGACCACCAGGCAGACCAGCGCGGCCACGCCGTCCTTGAGCAGGGCGCTGGTCTCGCGCCGCACCCGTCCCAAGCGTGATTCGTAATAGCGCCCGATCAGGTAGAAGAGCAGCACGGCCGTCGCCAGCGTGACGGAGACCACGAGCGTGTTGGTGAAGGCCTGGCCCAGCATGCCCTTGGCCAGAAAAAAGAGCCCGAAAGGCAGCAAGCGCAGTCCTTGCAGGTGGGTGTAGTTCTCCGTGACGTAGCGCAGGCGCTTCATGTCGGGCGCCGCTGACGGTGATCCGGTTTGCATGACAAACCAAAGAATACACCCCAAACAAGTTGGTGTCAAGAACTAGTTTGCAGTACAAACCGACGCCGCTAGCGCGCGGTGCTGCGAATCGGGTGTTGAGAGTCAAGTCTGGGCTCGCTGAAAGCGAGCGATTCGCTAGCACCCAGGGGGTCAGGAATCAACATGAAATCAACCCTGAAAGGGTGGAATAAACAGCGCGGGGTCTGCTATTCGCGGCTTTGGGTGCTGAGGGGGATATAGTCGCGGTTGACCAGATCCCAATAGCTCCGGTAGGGCTCGCGCCGGTGGTGGCGCAGGAAGGAACTTGCCGACTGCAGCAGGCAGGTTACGAAGTGTCCGGGACGGGCCTCGGCGTGGATGCCGGCGTTGCCGAAATGGGTGCGGATAAGGAAGCTGTTTTCGTCCACCGGCAGGGCCTCGAGGTTCTGGGCGAACTCGTCGAAGACTCCGTTGATGAAGAGGTAGAACTCGACGTTGGAGAGATAAAAGGCCGTCACTTTGAGGTCGTGCCGGCTCAGGTAGCTGCCCACGGCCTTGAGGGCATGAGGACCGCTGAAGTCACCCACCACCGGGATGATGCGGTTCTCGTCCTGCATCTTCTTGAGGAACCGGTAGTCCTCTTCCCGCTCCAGAAAATGCCCTCGCCGCCCTTCCAGATCAGAGGCCAGGATAAGCTGGCCGTAGGTGGGATAGAAGGAGCGGGGACGCCTGCCGTGGCTGGCGAAACGCAAACTCAATCCCTGCCTGGCGAAAGGCAGGCTGAGGCGCCGCAGCGCGCCCTTGTCGGCCTTTTCAACCAGCTTGGGAAAGCGGCTGCGCAGGGAATCGAAAATTGACTCCAACTGCTGCCGGTAAAACTCTTCGTCGGGGGGGAGGTGATGGAAGAAGCGGACTAAGGAGGCGGCGTCAGCCTCGCTCCCCGGTGGCCGGGAACGGGGCTCGAGCGGACGCGCCAGAGCATGGGAGAGAAACTCCACCCGGTTGGCCGAACGCCTGAACAGTTCCTTCCAGTAGAGATGAAAGAGCTGGTTATCCCGTCTCACGTCCAGGATGATCGCCGTATGGGGCCGCAGGTGGGCGATGTAGGTGAAGTTCTGTCCGGGGCCCACCCCCAGGTAGGCGCGTCCCTCGCCGGCGCCTCGGGGCAAGCCGGAGAGGGCGTGCTGGTAAGAGGTCTCGTTCGAGATCAGATTGTCGGTATCGAAGTAGCCGGGAGATTCGCTGAGCCGGCTCGAGACTTGCTGAAAGGCGTCGTCGTCGAGCGCTTGCGGGGCGGGCAGCGAAGCCTGGCAAGAGGCTGTGGCCGATCCTATCAAAAGCGCTGCAAGAAGCAGCCAGACGCGGTGGGAATGTGTTGGGCCGGAGGAGTCCAAAATGGTCACGACTTAGAATTATACAATGCCCTCCGAAACCTCCGGCACGCTTGCGCGGCCATCACGTATAATGGTTCCATCGACCGCAAACGATCAGGCATGAAAAGAACCGCGACGCTGCTCGTCTTACTGCTGTTGCCTTGGGCCTACGCCAGCGATACCTGGGATCGCAGCGAGCGCCAGGAGGCCAAGGAATTCACTTTCGCCCGCCTCATCTATTCGGGAGGAGGGTGGCGGCGCGGCGCTTCCTGGAGCGTCGACTTCCCCAAGGCCGACCGCCAATTCCTCTACGTGCTGCACAAACTGCACGACTTCACCTTCATCAACCCGCGCGAACGGGCCATCAGAGCCACCGACAAGGAACTCCTGCGGTACCCCTTTCTCTATGCCGTCGAGGTGGGGCACATGGAGCTGAGCCTGGAAGAGGCGGCAGCGCTTCGCGAGTACCTGCTGCGGGGAGGCTTCCTGGTGGTGGACGACTTTCACGGTCCCTGGGAGTGGCGCAACTTCTACCGCCAGATGAAGAAGGTGTTCCCCGAGTACGAGCCGCGAACCCTCACCGTCGACCATCCCATCTTCCACTGCTACTACAGCATCGACCGCCTGATACAGGTTCCGGGTCTGCAATATCTTTACAGCGGCAGCCTCTCTGAAAAGGGCGGAGTGGAGCCCCACTACATGGGCATCGAAGACGACAGCGGACGCCTGATGGTCATGATCAACCACAACGTCGACCTGGGCGATGCCTGGGAATGGGCCGAGGTGGACGAGTATCCCCGTCCCTTCGCCGAGATGGCCATCAAGCTGGGAACCAACTACATCATCTACGCCATGACGCACTAGCCTCGGAAGGCAACGGTCAACTCCCAGTCCTCCCAATCACCAACTCACAACTGCTCGCAAACGGCCTCAGAGGAAGGGCGGGGGCTGGAGCCACTCGATGTGCTTGTCGAGGGCCGAGAGGCCGAGGCAGGGCAGGGCGCTGTAGAGAGAGGCCCGCTCGTCGTCGGGAAGCTGGTAGCGATCGAAGAGCGCTTCGCATTCGTCGAAGGCGCGGTCGACCTTTTCCTCCGAGTAACCCTTGCGCAGCCGGTAGCGGCTCTCCGGCTGAGGCTGCAATACAACCTGGCCGCCGTCCGCAAAGGCGGGAACACTATCGGAAGGCGGCGGCGATCTCCAGCGGATGGTGCGGCTTCCCGCCACGTCGGCCAGGGCGATGACGGTGGCGGCTTGCAGCATGCGGTTCCGGTCGGCTGCTGAAACCTGGTAGTGGGGAAAAACCGTATCCACCACCTTGCGGGCGGTCTTCAGCGTGCGGGCTGTGAAACCAGCCGTACCCATCGCCCCTCCAACTCAGATTTGCGCCTCCATACATTCATTGCCAGCAGGCGGCGGCTGCTTTAAACTAACTGGCCTGTTCGCCCATTGCAAATGTCTGCCGAATCGGCACATTGGGGAGCGAATCCCTGGGGAGGAGGAGAGAAAATCCATGAAGACCATTTTGACCGTCTTGCCGGCCATGCTGCTGCTGGCAGCGCCTTTGGCCGCGCAGGACGTGGGCATGATGCCCGACTTGAAGCCGGGCGCCTACGCGCTCCAGGGCGCAACCGTACACACTGTTTCCGGCGATGTGCTTGAAAACGCCACCGTAGTCATCCGTGACGGGCTCATCGTATCCGTGGGGGACGGCTCAGATGTCCCCGCCGAGGCGCGAGCCATCGACTTGCAGGGCATGCACCTCTATCCCGGCTTGATCGACGCGCTGACCGAAAACGGTCTCAAGAGAGAGCGGAGAGAAGGGGGCGAATCGGGCCGCGGCAATAACGACGGTCCTGACAACCCCGAGGGTCCGGGGCTGTTCCCTCACCTGCAGGCGGCCGACCTGCTGGATGAGGAGATCGCTTCAAAGCTGTCGGCTTGGCGCGAAGCGGGCATTTTGGCTATCAACGTGGCCCCCGCCGATGGCATTTTCATGGGACAGACGGCAGTCGTCGCCCTCAACAGCTCCCACGACACCGACCGCATGATCGTGCGTTCTCCGGCGCTGATGCGGATGTCTTTTGAGGACATGCCTGGACGCACCTATCCGGCCTCCCTGATGGGGGTGATCGCTCACATCAACCAGACGCTGTTGGACGCCCGTCACTACCGGCAGGCCCACGGCATCTACGACGACAACCCCTCCGGCCTCAAGCGTCCCGAGACCGACCGGGCGTTGGAAGGGCTTCAGCCGCTGCTGGCCGGCGAGATGACGGCCGTCTTTCCCGCCCAACGGGCCCGCGAGATGCGCAGGGTGCTCAGAATCGCCCAGGATCACGGCATTCAGGTCATGATCGCGGGCGGATTCGAAGGGGCCCGCACGGCCCAGGAACTGGCCTCGGCCGGCGTCCCCGTCCTTTTCAGCCTGGACTTTCCGACCAAGCCCCGCGATCAGCATCCCGAGGCCGAGGAATCGCTTTCCACCATCCGCTACCGGGTAGAGGCCCCCATGGCCGCGGCTCGCTTGGTCGAAGCCGGGGTCAAGGTGGCTTTCTCCAGCGGTGGCTCGCG
This genomic stretch from Acidobacteriota bacterium harbors:
- a CDS encoding DUF4159 domain-containing protein, with amino-acid sequence MKRTATLLVLLLLPWAYASDTWDRSERQEAKEFTFARLIYSGGGWRRGASWSVDFPKADRQFLYVLHKLHDFTFINPRERAIRATDKELLRYPFLYAVEVGHMELSLEEAAALREYLLRGGFLVVDDFHGPWEWRNFYRQMKKVFPEYEPRTLTVDHPIFHCYYSIDRLIQVPGLQYLYSGSLSEKGGVEPHYMGIEDDSGRLMVMINHNVDLGDAWEWAEVDEYPRPFAEMAIKLGTNYIIYAMTH
- a CDS encoding amidohydrolase family protein, producing MKTILTVLPAMLLLAAPLAAQDVGMMPDLKPGAYALQGATVHTVSGDVLENATVVIRDGLIVSVGDGSDVPAEARAIDLQGMHLYPGLIDALTENGLKRERREGGESGRGNNDGPDNPEGPGLFPHLQAADLLDEEIASKLSAWREAGILAINVAPADGIFMGQTAVVALNSSHDTDRMIVRSPALMRMSFEDMPGRTYPASLMGVIAHINQTLLDARHYRQAHGIYDDNPSGLKRPETDRALEGLQPLLAGEMTAVFPAQRAREMRRVLRIAQDHGIQVMIAGGFEGARTAQELASAGVPVLFSLDFPTKPRDQHPEAEESLSTIRYRVEAPMAAARLVEAGVKVAFSSGGSRTPRDFHEGLRKVVENGLSKDAALRAATLGAAELLGVDRQLGSIEAGKIANLVVCDGDLFEEDTQIKHVFVDGEKFDIPSKPKGKAPEGDGQPVDFSGLWDVTVMAPDGNQQIQFDLQASQGVLTGSVSSPALGQVEIYDGSYQGNGFSFKITVDLGMGPTEITLTGTASGTELVGTADVAGMGAAPIEGSKIP